A genomic window from Elaeis guineensis isolate ETL-2024a chromosome 3, EG11, whole genome shotgun sequence includes:
- the LOC105041676 gene encoding 4-alpha-glucanotransferase DPE1, chloroplastic/amyloplastic isoform X2, with amino-acid sequence MALSQSLFLLSSDLITISSTSSTVRTTRSFPATTPRTLGLRSWPQRSPRWPNRRPTAAGAALAEDLALRPGEDLPEDYASWLPAGDPSRWRRAGVLLHPTSLPGPYGIGDLGDEALRFLDWLHSAGCSVWQVLPLVPPGRKSREDGSPYAGQDANCGNTLLISLEELVKDGLLMKDELPEQMEMEHVEFASVANVKDPIIAKAAERLLQSRGELKKHLDNFRKDPGISGWLEDAALFAAIDHSVDKFSWYGWPEPLKNRHLCALEDIYQNHKDFIDIFIAQQFLFQRQWQRVRRYAKKLGIKIMGDMPIYVGYHSADVWANKKLFLLDRGGFPVLVSGVPPDAFSETGQLWDSPLYDWKAMEDDGFAWWIQRIKRALDLYDEFRIDHFRGFSGFWAVPSESKVAMFGSWKAGPRKTFFDAIFRAVGKINLIAEDLGVITEDVVQLRKAIGAPGMAVLQFAFGSGSDNPHLPHNHEQDQVVYTGTHDNDTILGWWENLEEEEKCNVQNYLWITNETISWALIHAAISSVARTAIIPMQDILGLGSSARMNIPATQLGNWRWRIPSSVSFDGLKPEAEKLRDQLALYNRL; translated from the exons ATGGCTCTCTCTCAATCGCTATTCCTCCTCTCCTCCGATCTCATCACCATCTCCTCCACTTCCTCCACCGTCCGAACCACCCGCTCCTTTCCCGCCACCACGCCTCGAACCTTAGGGCTGAGATCTTGGCCGCAGAGGAGCCCTCGATGGCCCAATCGACGGCCCACCGCGGCCGGCGCGGCTCTGGCGGAAGATCTGGCCCTCCGCCCCGGGGAGGACTTGCCAGAGGACTACGCGTCGTGGCTTCCGGCGGGAGACCCAAGCCGGTGGCGGCGGGCTGGGGTGCTGCTCCACCCGACCTCGCTGCCGGGGCCGTACGGGATCGGGGATCTCGGCGACGAGGCGCTTCGCTTCTTGGACTGGCTCCACTCCGCCGGTTGCTCCGTCTGGCAG GTTCTTCCACTTGTACCTCCAGGGAGGAAGTCCAGGGAAGATGGATCACCCTATGCAGGCCAG GATGCAAATTGTGGTAACACCCTTCTGATTTCTCTTGAGGAGCTAGTTAAAGATGGCTTACTGATGAAGGATGAACTTCCAGAGCAGAT GGAAATGGAGCATGTTGAATTTGCAAGTGTAGCAAATGTAAAAGATCCTATAATAGCAAAG GCAGCAGAGAGGCTTCTTCAAAGTCGAGGGGAGCTCAAGAAACATCTTGACAACTTTCGTAAAGATCCTGGAATTTCAG GTTGGCTTGAAGATGCTGCTCTTTTTGCTGCAATTGACCATAGTGTTGATAAATTTTCCTGGTATGGTTGGCCGGAACCTTTAAAAAATCGCCACCTTTGCGCCTTGGAAGACATATATCAAAACCACAAGGATTTT ATTGACATATTTATTGCTCAACAATTTTTATTTCAAAGGCAATGGCAAAGAGTTCGCAGGTATGCTAAGAAGTTGGGAATTAAGATTATGGGTGACATGCCTATTTATGTCGGATATCACAGTGCTGATGTTTGggcaaacaaaaaattatttttgctg GATAGGGGTGGTTTTCCAGTTCTTGTTAGCGGTGTTCCTCCTGATGCCTTCAGTGAAACTGGTCAGCTATGGGATAG CCCTTTATATGACTGGAAAGCTATGGAAGATGATGGTTTTGCATGGTGGATACAAAGAATTAAACGTGCACTTGATTTGTATGATGAATTTAGGATAGACCATTTCAGAGGTTTTTCCGGCTTCTGGGCTGTTCCTTCTG AATCAAAGGTAGCAATGTTTGGAAGCTGGAAG GCTGGACCAAGAAAAACATTCTTTGATGCCATCTTTAGAGCTGTTGGAAAAATCAATTTAATAGCAGAAGACTTG GGAGTGATTACTGAGGATGTTGTTCAGCTAAGAAAAGCTATTGGGGCTCCTGGAATGGCAGTTCTCCAGTTTG CTTTTGGAAGTGGCTCAGACAACCCTCACTTGCCTCATAATCATGAGCAAGATCAAGTCGTATACACCGGAACCCATGATAATGACACG ATCCTTGGTTGGTGGGAAaatttggaggaggaagagaagtgtAAT GTCCAAAATTACCTCTGGATCACCAATGAAACCATCTCATGGGCGTTAATTCATGCTGCAATTTCTTCAGTTGCCCGTACTGCTATCATACCCATGCAAGACATCCTTGGTCTGGGAAGCTCTGCTCGGATGAACATTCCAGCAACACAG
- the LOC105041676 gene encoding 4-alpha-glucanotransferase DPE1, chloroplastic/amyloplastic isoform X1: protein MALSQSLFLLSSDLITISSTSSTVRTTRSFPATTPRTLGLRSWPQRSPRWPNRRPTAAGAALAEDLALRPGEDLPEDYASWLPAGDPSRWRRAGVLLHPTSLPGPYGIGDLGDEALRFLDWLHSAGCSVWQVLPLVPPGRKSREDGSPYAGQDANCGNTLLISLEELVKDGLLMKDELPEQMEMEHVEFASVANVKDPIIAKAAERLLQSRGELKKHLDNFRKDPGISGWLEDAALFAAIDHSVDKFSWYGWPEPLKNRHLCALEDIYQNHKDFIDIFIAQQFLFQRQWQRVRRYAKKLGIKIMGDMPIYVGYHSADVWANKKLFLLDRGGFPVLVSGVPPDAFSETGQLWDSPLYDWKAMEDDGFAWWIQRIKRALDLYDEFRIDHFRGFSGFWAVPSESKVAMFGSWKAGPRKTFFDAIFRAVGKINLIAEDLGVITEDVVQLRKAIGAPGMAVLQFAFGSGSDNPHLPHNHEQDQVVYTGTHDNDTILGWWENLEEEEKCNVQNYLWITNETISWALIHAAISSVARTAIIPMQDILGLGSSARMNIPATQLGNWRWRIPSSVSFDGLKPAAEKLRDQLALYNRL from the exons ATGGCTCTCTCTCAATCGCTATTCCTCCTCTCCTCCGATCTCATCACCATCTCCTCCACTTCCTCCACCGTCCGAACCACCCGCTCCTTTCCCGCCACCACGCCTCGAACCTTAGGGCTGAGATCTTGGCCGCAGAGGAGCCCTCGATGGCCCAATCGACGGCCCACCGCGGCCGGCGCGGCTCTGGCGGAAGATCTGGCCCTCCGCCCCGGGGAGGACTTGCCAGAGGACTACGCGTCGTGGCTTCCGGCGGGAGACCCAAGCCGGTGGCGGCGGGCTGGGGTGCTGCTCCACCCGACCTCGCTGCCGGGGCCGTACGGGATCGGGGATCTCGGCGACGAGGCGCTTCGCTTCTTGGACTGGCTCCACTCCGCCGGTTGCTCCGTCTGGCAG GTTCTTCCACTTGTACCTCCAGGGAGGAAGTCCAGGGAAGATGGATCACCCTATGCAGGCCAG GATGCAAATTGTGGTAACACCCTTCTGATTTCTCTTGAGGAGCTAGTTAAAGATGGCTTACTGATGAAGGATGAACTTCCAGAGCAGAT GGAAATGGAGCATGTTGAATTTGCAAGTGTAGCAAATGTAAAAGATCCTATAATAGCAAAG GCAGCAGAGAGGCTTCTTCAAAGTCGAGGGGAGCTCAAGAAACATCTTGACAACTTTCGTAAAGATCCTGGAATTTCAG GTTGGCTTGAAGATGCTGCTCTTTTTGCTGCAATTGACCATAGTGTTGATAAATTTTCCTGGTATGGTTGGCCGGAACCTTTAAAAAATCGCCACCTTTGCGCCTTGGAAGACATATATCAAAACCACAAGGATTTT ATTGACATATTTATTGCTCAACAATTTTTATTTCAAAGGCAATGGCAAAGAGTTCGCAGGTATGCTAAGAAGTTGGGAATTAAGATTATGGGTGACATGCCTATTTATGTCGGATATCACAGTGCTGATGTTTGggcaaacaaaaaattatttttgctg GATAGGGGTGGTTTTCCAGTTCTTGTTAGCGGTGTTCCTCCTGATGCCTTCAGTGAAACTGGTCAGCTATGGGATAG CCCTTTATATGACTGGAAAGCTATGGAAGATGATGGTTTTGCATGGTGGATACAAAGAATTAAACGTGCACTTGATTTGTATGATGAATTTAGGATAGACCATTTCAGAGGTTTTTCCGGCTTCTGGGCTGTTCCTTCTG AATCAAAGGTAGCAATGTTTGGAAGCTGGAAG GCTGGACCAAGAAAAACATTCTTTGATGCCATCTTTAGAGCTGTTGGAAAAATCAATTTAATAGCAGAAGACTTG GGAGTGATTACTGAGGATGTTGTTCAGCTAAGAAAAGCTATTGGGGCTCCTGGAATGGCAGTTCTCCAGTTTG CTTTTGGAAGTGGCTCAGACAACCCTCACTTGCCTCATAATCATGAGCAAGATCAAGTCGTATACACCGGAACCCATGATAATGACACG ATCCTTGGTTGGTGGGAAaatttggaggaggaagagaagtgtAAT GTCCAAAATTACCTCTGGATCACCAATGAAACCATCTCATGGGCGTTAATTCATGCTGCAATTTCTTCAGTTGCCCGTACTGCTATCATACCCATGCAAGACATCCTTGGTCTGGGAAGCTCTGCTCGGATGAACATTCCAGCAACACAG TTAGGCAACTGGAGATGGAGGATACCGAGCTCGGTCAGTTTCGATGGCCTAAAGCCTGCAGCAGAGAAATTGAGGGACCAGTTGGCATTGTACAACAGGTTATGA